A portion of the Coturnix japonica isolate 7356 chromosome 4, Coturnix japonica 2.1, whole genome shotgun sequence genome contains these proteins:
- the LOC107313383 gene encoding cytochrome c oxidase assembly protein COX18, mitochondrial, translating to MEAVKRCLRPPAHAGGRALRVRCWCGMWRLARCLRRSGWGRQLCGAAVARLTVSAGSPAPSGSPGGWYENLAQSTPVHWAEDGLVALQAAAELPWWAAIVCGGALLRTAVTLPLAAHQGRLLAKLENLQPEIKKLAEQLRYEVSVRGKQLGWSEKVARFHFKKNLQRIITELYVRDNCHPFKATLLVWVQIPMWVCVSLALRNCSVGALDSEVQEQFSTGGTLWFTDLTAPDSTWIMPVSLGLLNLLIVEIFASQKLEASRFQKLATNFFRVLSVVMIPVAATVPSSMALYWLSSSFMGLSHNLLLRSPTVRRLCCIPRTKSDSDTPYRDIVAALATKYGFKK from the exons ATGGAGGCGGTGAAGCGCTGCCTGCGTCCTCCGGCGCATGCGGGAGGGCGGGCGCTGCGCGTTCGGTGCTGGTGCGGCATGTGGCGGCTGGCGCGGTGCTTGAGGCGGAGCGGCTGGGGCCGCCAGCTGTGTGGAGCGGCAGTCGCTCGCTTGACGGTGTCGGCGGGGTCTCCGGCTCCCAGCGGGAGTCCCGGCGGCTGGTACGAGAATCTGGCGCAGTCGACCCCCGTGCACTGGGCGGAAGATGGGCTGGTGGCGCTGCAGGCGGCCGCGGAGCTGCCGTGGTGGGCCGCCATTGTGTGCGGCGGGGCCCTGCTCCGCACAGCCGTCACATTGCCGCTGGCCGCGCACCAGGGCCGCCTCCTGGCCAAG TTGGAAAATTTGCAGCCCGAGATTAAAAAACTAGCTGAGCAGCTTCGCTATGAGGTTTCTGTTCGTGGGAAGCAACTGGGTTGGTCTGAAAAGGTTGCCAG GTTCCATTTTAAGAAGAACCTGCAGAGGATTATTACAGAACTGTACGTTCGAGACAACTGCCATCCATTCAAAGCCACTTTATTGGTGTGGGTACAGATCCCAATGTGGGTCTGCGTGTCCCTTGCCTTGCGCAACTGCAGCGTTGGTGCCTTGGACTCAGAAG TTCAAGAGCAGTTTTCGACAGGCGGGACACTGTGGTTTACAGACCTCACAGCACCAGATTCCACATGGATTATGCCAGTTTCACTTGGACTCTTAAATTTGCTGATAGTGGAG atCTTTGCTTCACAGAAACTGGAAGCTTCCAGGTTCCAGAAGCTTGCTACAAATTTCTTTAGAGTGTTGTCAGTAGTAATGATTCCTGTTGCTGCCACAGTCCCCTCG TCCATGGCGTTGTACTGGTTGTCCTCAAGCTTCATGGGACTCTCACACAACCTGTTGCTCCGTTCTCCGACCGTTCGCCGACTGTGTTGCATACCGAGGACCAAATCTGACTCAGACACTCCTTACAGGGATATTGTGGCTGCCTTGGCTACCAAATACGGTTTTAAGAAATAA